The genomic window GTAAAACCCTCTGGTAGCATTGAAATATAAATTGTATTGACTTATCCTTGGGGGAAGATTTAGGAACTTCTCCACGAGCTGAAGTTCTGGCAGAGGTTCTGTGATGAGGCGGTCTCCATCAACAATGTGAAACTGTTCAATTGGAAAGTATTTTAACCACCTTTCCAGATGTTTGGTGTAGATGCTGGTTCTGACTGCCTTGTATTTTGTATTCACTTCACAGGTATTAGGGTCTATTGCCAGCTTCTCAAACTTGTAATAAGTTTTGTTCTTCCGTTCCTTCCCCTCTAGCACCTGAGTATAATCAGAAATAGCTCTTGTGGTTGGCTCCCTGACAATGATCAACAACTTGATGGATGAGTTCATTTTGTAAATCCTTTCCGGAACCTCCTCTGTGATAAAATATGCGGGGCTCTTTTCAATTGTGATTTGCTGAGGGTAGGAAAAAGGCATCTTTTTCCTGTACCAATCAATGCCCTTGGCATAATTCTCATCATTGTCAAAAAAGTGGATTTCTTGGGAGGCTTTGACTACTGCCGGATGGAGGTTCAGCATCTCAAGCAGAGCTCTGGTGCCTCCTTTCCTCACCCCAATGATGATAGCCTTTGGGAGCTGCTGGACCAGGTCATGCAGGCGAACCTGCTCCTTGGAAGTGTTGCCCTTCCGGAACTCATGCAGGAGGCCCCGCTTGAATTGCAGGGCTCGAAGAGGGAATTCTGCTTGACTGCGGGCTCCGAGTCGGCCTTCAATGGGGCAAATGGGTTGTAGCCTGCAAGCAACAGACACGTTAAGAAACTCATTGcaaacaagtttttgtttttctggttctCTAGTCAGTCAGAGGAACACTTGAGATACTCAAATAAAACCACTGGCTCCCAGACTGTTGCAATCCCATAATGAACATATGtttaggaaattttattttacataaccCCAAATTAAATGGGGCACACATAattgatgggatttttttttattagcgccctttaaatttttttattcaccaAGTACTTAATTGACTACAGCATGAACTGATGTTCATAGCCCAGGACAGACAAGTGACATGAGCCATACTAATAGCCTTTTAACAGCTCACTAGTTAACATCATTTAGAAAATGTGAAAGGTGGATTATCATCTTTGGCTAGTGGCTGAAGGGCAGCTGGGAGGCTccatgttttgggccacacatggtatTCTTTTCTTGCTGGTCAGCAGTGCTCACTGGGCTCTTAACATTTTTTGAGATATAATCCAAAAAGAGGTCCCTGCCCTTGACTCTGCACCATCAACCTGCAAAATTTCAGTGTTAGCATGTGCTGAGATTTTTATTACGTGAAAATGTCTGCCCTTGGCCTTAATACAGCTAGAAGAGGACTATATTtctcctgcttcttttttttgctttatctcCAAAGAGAGGGGGATGATGTTTTTACTTTACTGAATGTAGGAACAAATCCAATTGCCATCAGCAAGTGATCTATCACATCTGAAATCAGAAGTCAGTAAGACCTTGGCTGGGCTACAAACCTTGCGTCCTTATTGCCAGCCCATTTAAATCCAAGCCCATAAAATAAGGAACACGGTGGATGAAGTCACAGAGGAGGCATTTTGCTTCCACACTGTGCTGCATAAAGGGCTGCCACATCTGCTTCTCTTAGAGAGAAAGGTGTGGTCACATTGCAATGATCATACACAAGACCCACTATTTAATTGACATGGCCAAATAAACAGGACCAATAAACTAAATATTCTTTTGAGTATAGACTGGAAGTCAACCAAAGGTTATTATGATTTCCCTAAGTTTGTCTGAGAAAGCATTTTAATCTTTTGGTTCTCTGTTTGGTGGTTTCTaaccacatctggtagtgctggTTAGTGCTGGCTTAGTGTTAGAGGATCAAACTTGgacctgctgcatgcaaagcatgcactcaatcTGTTGAACTATTCTCTGATCCAGCCTCCTTGTTAAAGGGTTACACTATTAGTCAATATTGCTGCTAAACCAATTCTTCTGACTGAAGCTTCTTCTTATCCTAATAAGTAATTTATAGACTATCCTAATTTGTAGTCTGTGTTTTGCTTCTCTGTGGTGATGAAATTGCTGCTTGCTTTCCTTTCATTGTACTGTTTGTTATCTTGtgtaatgtttaaaattaaagtgaGAAAAGGCCAATGTCCAGGTCATGTCACAGCATTGATTAGAACGGAGGGAAAAGAACTCGATTTGTCTTTGAATAGCTATCACAAAGCTTAAAGAAAACTACAGATGTGTTTTACTTTTTGACATGTTTACTtctcataattttaaaatcaatcatactatggaaaataagaaaatatggaatACTATGAAAGTAAAGGGGTTTAACacagttaatattttaaagaaacaagcCATGTTTCAACAAACTTTATAACAAGATTAACATACTAGAGATCTAATGGAAAGTTAAAAAGTCACAATACATACATAGTCAAAGATGTTCTTAATCGTGACAGTGACTGG from Sorex araneus isolate mSorAra2 chromosome 4, mSorAra2.pri, whole genome shotgun sequence includes these protein-coding regions:
- the HS3ST5 gene encoding heparan sulfate glucosamine 3-O-sulfotransferase 5; translated protein: MLFKQQAWLRQKLLVLGSLAVGSLLYLVARVGSLDRLQPICPIEGRLGARSQAEFPLRALQFKRGLLHEFRKGNTSKEQVRLHDLVQQLPKAIIIGVRKGGTRALLEMLNLHPAVVKASQEIHFFDNDENYAKGIDWYRKKMPFSYPQQITIEKSPAYFITEEVPERIYKMNSSIKLLIIVREPTTRAISDYTQVLEGKERKNKTYYKFEKLAIDPNTCEVNTKYKAVRTSIYTKHLERWLKYFPIEQFHIVDGDRLITEPLPELQLVEKFLNLPPRISQYNLYFNATRGFYCLRFNIIFNKCLAGSKGRIHPEVDPSVITKLRKFFHPFNQKFYQITGRTLNWP